CCGTCGCGACCTCGTCGCGCCACGTCCCGGCGGCCTCGTCCCCGGCGGGCGCGGCGGTCGTCCGCACCCGTCCCTGCGCGCGGCGCCACACCAGGCCCACGAGCACCGTCACCACCACGACGACCGCCAGGGTCGTCCACTGTGCGGGCATGTCCGCACCTCCTTCGTCCCGGGCGGGAACATATCGGTTTGCATGAATGTTCCCCGGGTCGTCGCCCGGGGCTCCGTCCTCGGCGCGTCACGCGCCAGACCCGTGCCCCCTCACGCCGCCCCTCAGGAGGCCCACGATGCCCGATGCGCCCACCAGGACCTGGAACGACCTCGTCATCCCCGCCCCGGGGAGGTACGACCTCGACGAAGCGCACAAGCGCATCGGCTTCCTCGCCATGCACATGATGGTCAGCCCCGTGCGCGGCGAGTTCGGCTCCGGGTCCGCGACCATCCACGTCGCCGAGGACCCCCTCGACTCCTGGGTGACCGCCACCATCGACGCCGCGTCGATCTCGACGCACCTCGACGACCGCGACACCCACCTGCGCAGCCCGGACTTCCTGGACGTGGAGAACTTCCCCACGATCGAGTTCCGCTCCCGCGGCATCGAGTGGCAGCCCGCCCCCGACCCGATCTTCTCCTGGGCGATGCTCAAGCGCAGCAGCCCCGGCCGCCTCGGCCTCCAGCGCGAGCCCGGGAGCAGCGCCAAGTTCGTCCTGCACGGCGACCTGACGATCCGCGGCGTCACGCGGCCCGTCGCGCTCGACGCCGAGTTCGGCGGCGCCGGGACCGACCCGTACGGCCGCAACATCTTCGGGTTCAGCGCCACCGCCGAGTTCGAGCGGGAGCAGTTCGGCCTGCTGTGGAACGTCGCGCTCGAGACCGGCGGCGTGCTCGTCGCCAAGAAGGTCCGCATCGAGCTCGCCGGCGAGGCGATCCGCGCCGCATGACCCCTGGCAGGCCCGGCGGGCCCGACCCTCAGGCGACGAGACGCCCCACGACGAGCACCAGCATGCCCGTGACCGTCACCGGCACCGCGACCGCGGCCGTCGCCGCGCGGCGGCGCGCCAGCGTGGGCTGGCGGTCGAACAGGAACCTCAGCGCGGCCGCCACCAGGCCGGCCACCAGGCCGACGACGAGC
This Isoptericola jiangsuensis DNA region includes the following protein-coding sequences:
- a CDS encoding YceI family protein, which gives rise to MPDAPTRTWNDLVIPAPGRYDLDEAHKRIGFLAMHMMVSPVRGEFGSGSATIHVAEDPLDSWVTATIDAASISTHLDDRDTHLRSPDFLDVENFPTIEFRSRGIEWQPAPDPIFSWAMLKRSSPGRLGLQREPGSSAKFVLHGDLTIRGVTRPVALDAEFGGAGTDPYGRNIFGFSATAEFEREQFGLLWNVALETGGVLVAKKVRIELAGEAIRAA